The following coding sequences are from one Lolium rigidum isolate FL_2022 chromosome 6, APGP_CSIRO_Lrig_0.1, whole genome shotgun sequence window:
- the LOC124659258 gene encoding uncharacterized protein LOC124659258, with the protein MAGGKTHTHKAFLLCNYALLGAASSCIFLTLSLRLLPTPCGLLLVFLHALTAVFSAAGCSGSFTAGPAPWHTAHTAGAALTAIFQGAVALLAFTRTADFLAELQSYVRDDDGAVILKMVGGLGTAIFVLEWAALALAFSLRLDDDAEDYSGDDDLRRAKNWADSYHV; encoded by the coding sequence ATGGCGGGCGGCAAGACGCACACGCACAAGGCCTTCCTGCTCTGCAACTACGCGCTGCTCGGCGCCGCCTCCAGCTGCATCTTCCTCACGCTGTCACTCCGCCTCCTGCCCACGCCCTGCGGCCTGctcctcgtcttcctccacgCCCTCACCGCCGTCTTCTCCGCCGCCGGCTGCTCCGGCTCCTTCACCGCCGGCCCGGCGCCCTGGCACACGGCCCACACCGCGGGCGCCGcgctcacggccatcttccagggcGCCGTCGCGCTGCTCGCCTTCACCCGCAccgccgacttcctcgccgagCTGCAGTCCTACGtccgcgacgacgacggcgccgtCATCCTCAAGATGGTCGGCGGCCTCGGCACCGCCATCTTCGTCCTCGAGTGGGCCGCCCTCGCGCTCGCATTCTCCCTGCGGCTCGATGACGATGCCGAGGATTACAGCGGGGACGACGACCTCCGACGCGCCAAGAACTGGGCCGACTCATACCATGTCTGA
- the LOC124661701 gene encoding putative 12-oxophytodienoate reductase 5 — MEPKPEAIPLLTPYKMAGSSFSLAHRVVLAPLTRQRSYGNVPQPHAAVYYGQRATAGGMLITEATGVSDTAQGYKDTPGVWTAEQVEAWRPVVDAVHAKGAVIFCQLWHVGRVSSYEFQPGGAAPVSSTETMVGPQVRHDGTVEEFSPPRRLTVEEIPAIVDDFRKAARNAVQAGFDGVEIHGGNGYLIEQFLKDSANNRDDDYGGSLENRCRFALEVVDAVTKEVGGHRVGIRFSPFMDYMDCHDSDPHALGLHLATKLNDHGILYLHMIEPRMALVDGRRVVPKRLLPYREAFKGTFIANGGYDREEGDKAIASGYADLVSFGRLFLANPDLPKRLELNAPLNKYNRMTFYISDPVVGYTDYPFLS, encoded by the exons atggagcccaagccggaggcGATCCCTCTCTTGACGCCGTACAAAATGGCGGGCTCGTCCTTCTCCCTCGCGCACAGGGTAGTGCTGGCGCCGCTGACGCGGCAGCGCTCCTACGGCAACGTGCCGCAGCCGCACGCCGCCGTGTACTACGGCCAGCGTGCCACCGCCGGCGGGATGCTCATCACAGAGGCCACGGGGGTCTCTGACACGGCCCAGGGGTACAAGGACACGCCGGGGGTCTGGACGGCGGAGCAGGTCGAGGCGTGGCGGCCAGTCGTGGACGCCGTGCACGCCAAGGGCGCCGTCATCTTCTGCCAGCTCTGGCACGTCGGGCGCGTGTCGAGCTACGAGTTCCAGCCCGGCGGCGCCGCGCCCGTGTCGAGCACGGAGACGATGGTCGGGCCGCAGGTGAGGCACGACGGTACCGTCGAGGAGTTCTCGCCGCCAAGGAggctgacggtggaggagataccGGCGATCGTCGACGACTTCAGGAAGGCCGCCAGGAACGCCGTCCAGGCTG GCTTCGACGGTGTCGAGATCCACGGCGGCAACGGGTACCTCATCGAGCAGTTCCTCAAGGACAGCGCCAACAACCGCGACGACGACTACGGCGGCAGCCTTGAGAACCGGTGCCGCTTCGCTCTGGAGGTGGTGGACGCTGTCACCAAGGAGGTCGGCGGCCACCGCGTGGGCATCCGGTTCTCTCCCTTCATGGACTACATGGACTGCCACGACTCCGACCCGCATGCTCTTGGCCTCCACCTCGCCACGAAGCTCAACGACCATGGAATCCTCTACCTTCACATGATCGAGCCCAGAATGGCACTCGTCGATGGCCGGCGAGTGGTGCCGAAGCGGCTGCTGCCTTACAGGGAGGCCTTCAAGGGCACCTTCATTGCCAACGGAGGGTACGACCGGGAGGAGGGGGACAAGGCTATCGCCTCGGGGTACGCCGATCTCGTCTCCTTTGGAAGGCTTTTCCTAGCGAACCCCGACTTGCCGAAAAGACTAGAGCTCAATGCACCTCTCAACAAGTATAACCGGATGACCTTCTACATTTCTGATCCCGTTGTCGGCTACACCGATTACCCGTTTCTTTCTTGA